Genomic window (Hugenholtzia roseola DSM 9546):
GCGAGTCTGTACCAATCATCATACCCCCCGGGAAGGCGTAATTTTCTAAGACAACTTGGTGGATAATCCCTGCTCCCGGTTTCCAAAAGCCAATGCCGTATTTATTAGAAACGGACTCTAAAAAATTAAAAACTTCGTTGCTGCTATTCAAAGCGGCTTGTAAGTCTTCGCTTGCGCCTGTTTTTGCCTGAATGAGGTGGTCGCAATGGACAGTAGTAGGAACGGCGACTTTGCTCTTTCCTGCCTGCATAAATTGTAGGAGTGCCATCTGTGCCGTTGCGTCTTGGCAGGCGATACGGTCGGGAGCAAAATCTACATACGATTTGCCGCGCTCGTAGGCTTCGGTAGCCTCGCCCTGATAAAGGTGCGCATACAAGATTTTTTCGGTAAGGGTCAGCGGACGACCTACTATCTGACGTGCCTTATCTACACGCTGCTTGAAAGAGGCATAAACGCCCTGAATCATATCTAAATCAAAGAGTGCCATAGACGTATTAAATGTTTTTTGAGTATGATGGAATTGAGTACGATAGAAGGGTGAGTATTTTCAGAAGGCAATGCACCCACAAACTGCGCTTCAATGCTTTTGGCGTATTTTGGGCAAACAGTTTTTGGTTTGGTATGAAAGGGGCAGCGCATTTTTATTGTAAAAATGACAACCCCACAAAGAGATGCACGCCAAAGTTACAAAAAAAAGACTTAGTTGCACCTTTATTTTCAAAATTTCGACCAGCAGGGCTTTCTAAGGCTTCGAAAAAAATAAAAGCCCCACCCTTTGATACAAAGATGATTTGCAGCAAGGGAATGGGCTTTTGAAGACCCTTTAAAGGGCAGAAAAAACTATCTTATTTTTACAAAAAAAAATCTACTATGCAAAAATTGCATTGGTATTGGTCAGGATAATGGGGCTATTTTCTGTAACCACAATCGTATGCTCGTGCTGTGCCATGTAGCCGCCTTTATCGCCTACCATCGTCCAGCCGTCGGCAAGGGGAATGGCGTAGTTGGAAGTTGTGGCGATAAAGGTTTCAATCGCCACGACGGAATTTTTTTTGAAGCGTTCGAAATTGAAGCGGTCTTTGAAGTTGGCTATTTCCGAGGGTGCTTCATGCAAACTGCGCCCGATGCCATGCCCTGTCAGGTTTTTGATGACGCGATAGCCCCTCTTTTTGGCTTCTTTTTCAATTAGTTCGCCCACTTGCGAAATCCTGACTCCTGCCTTTATGTTTTGCAGGGCTTTTTTCAGAATCGCTTTCGAGGCTTCTACTAAGGCTTGATGTCCATTTATATCCTGACCCAAAACAAAAGAAGCCCCATTATCAGACCAAAAGCCCCCTAATTCCGCCGATACGTCGATATTGATAAGGTCGCCTTCTTTCAAAATTTTGTGCTGTGAAGGTATGCCATGGCAAAATTCGCCGCCTACGCTAATGCAGGTAGTACCGGGAAAATTATAGGTCAGTTTGGGGGCAGACCTTGCACCAAAGCCCTCTAAAAGACGCTTTCCAAAGTCGTCTAACTCCTTTGTGGTCATACCCACTTGGGCATATTGGCACATCTCTTTAAGGGTATAAGCCACCGCCTCGCTGACTTTTTGCATACCTAACCACTCCGACTCTTTTGTAATAGACATAAGAAAAATGAAATTTAAGTGATACGAATTAAAACTTTGAAAACAGTTTGGTTGAATGTTTCTGCTGGTCAGAAGTTTTCAAATATTATCGGGAATCTGACGCAAACAATGGATACTTTTTGCCCCTTGGGGTAGGATAAAAGTCTGCCTTTGCGGATTGTAGAAAAGACTTTGCATCGCAATCAGGCTTGCCCCCTTGATATCCGAATCCAAACTATCGCCTATCATCAGGGCTTCTTCAATTTGGCAGTTGCTTTTTT
Coding sequences:
- the map gene encoding type I methionyl aminopeptidase; the protein is MSITKESEWLGMQKVSEAVAYTLKEMCQYAQVGMTTKELDDFGKRLLEGFGARSAPKLTYNFPGTTCISVGGEFCHGIPSQHKILKEGDLINIDVSAELGGFWSDNGASFVLGQDINGHQALVEASKAILKKALQNIKAGVRISQVGELIEKEAKKRGYRVIKNLTGHGIGRSLHEAPSEIANFKDRFNFERFKKNSVVAIETFIATTSNYAIPLADGWTMVGDKGGYMAQHEHTIVVTENSPIILTNTNAIFA